AGTTTAGCATCAATCTCTTTAAATTTATTGTCATCAAATAAAATTTCGAAATACTCTTTACTTCCGATACGAACATGGTAATCGTCTTCTGGACTTACATAAAAGTTTTTAGCTAATTCATCAGCTTCAACAATTTTACCTGTAGGCGATTTGTACCACAACCCTTTTGGGGTGTCTTTTTTTTCCTCCGTTGCAGTTTGTATTCCTTTTTCTTTTCTTTTAAACCAAGACGACATACATTGAATGTTTAGTTAAACGGCTATTTTATTGAGTTAGTTAGGCTGTAAATTACAGCGTATCTACGTTGTTTAAATCAGCAAAAGCTTTTTTCAAACGTGTAACAAATGTTTTTTCACCTTCACGTAGCCATACTCTTGGATCGTAAAATTTCTTGTTAGGCTCATCGGCACCATTTGGGTTTCCTATTTGACCTTGTAAGAACTCTTTTTTGTCTTGGATGTAGTTACGAATACCTTCTAAAAATGCATATTGTAAATCAGTATCAATATTCATTTTTATAACTCCGTAGCTAATTCCTTCTCTAATTTCTTCTACTGTAGAACCAGATCCGCCATGAAAAACAAAATCAATATGGTTGTGTTCTACGTTATATTTTTCAGTGATGTATTCCTGAGAATTTTTTAAAATTTTCGGAGTTAATTTAACATTACCTGGCTTGTAAACTCCATGAACATTACCAAATGCAGCGGCAATTGTAAATCTAGGACTTACTTTTGATAGTTCTTCATAAGCATAAGCCACCTCTTCTGGTTGTGTGTATAATTTAGAATCGTCAACATCAGAATTATCAACACCATCTTCTTCACCACCAGTAATACCTAATTCAATCTCTAAAGTCATCTCCATTTTTGCCATTCTAGTAAGGTACTCTTTACAGATTGCAATATTTTCTTCAAGAGGCTCTTCAGATAAATCAATCATATGAGAGCTGAAAAGAGATTTTCCAGTTTCTTTATAATGTTGTTCACTAGCATCTAAAAGTCCATCTATCCAAGGTAATAATTTCTTAGCACAGTGGTCTGTATGCAAGATTACACTAACACCATATGCTTCTGCTAATTGGTGAATGTGTTTAGCTCCTGCGATAGCACCTTGTATAGCTGCTTTCTGACCTTCATTAGATAAGCTTTTTCCTGCATTAAATTGAGCGCCACCGTTAGAAAACTGAATGATAACTGGTGCGTTTAATTCTGCTGCTGTTTCAAGAACTGCATTAATGGTGTCAGAACCAATAACATTTACTGCTGGTAAAGCAAATCCTTTTTCTTTTGCGTAGTTGAAAATTTCTTGTACTTGGTCTCCAGTTGCAACTCCTGGTTTAATATTATGAGCCATAATTTTTATTTCTTGAATTAGTAAATGAAAAAATGAATAACAAAAGTAATAAAATATTTAAGAGAGTGTCTTCTTTTTATCTGCAAACAGCGACCTGAGGCTCTTATTTTCTTGCGATAACGTTTTAGTTGTTATACCTGTATTTTAAAAAGGATAATTAATACCGATTTGTAACACAGAGTTTGCGAAATTATAATCTCTAAACCATCTTTTTGATATTTCTTCTGCTGGATTGTAGGTTTTAAAACCTAAATCTACTCTAAATACAAAGTAAGTAAAATCATATCGTACTCCAAAACCTGTTCCTAATGCAATGTCCTGTAAGGAGCTAAACCCATTAAATGTAGCGTCTGTATTTTCTACATTGTCAAATACATTCCAAATGTTACCAGCATCTGCAAAAAGCCCTCCTTTTATGTTTCCAGCAATTGGGAAACGGTATTCAAGGTTAAAGGCTAATTTAAGGTTTGCCTCGTTAAAATCATTTAAATTATCTGTTTTCCCGGGTCCTAACGTGTAAGGGCTCCAGGCACGGTTGTCATAGGATCCACCTGCAAAATAACTACGAGAAAACGGAATGCTATTAGAATTACCATAAGGAATGGCGATACCCATAAAGCTTCTAAAAGCTAAAACTTTAGATTCTGATAAATCCCAATGCTTAATATAATCAAATTCTGTTTTTAAATATTGCGAGTAAGGAACGCTAAACACCAATTTATTTCCGTCTTCATCTTCATTAAAAGGAACAGCGGTAGCCGCAAGAGATAGTAGATTGCCAGCGCCTTCTATTTTAAATTTAAATTGATGAAAACTATTGTCAGTTAAACTAGTTTGGTTATTTTTTGAAAAGGTATAGTTAGTAGCAAATATTAAGTTGTTTTGTGTAAGTCTTTGGCGTCTTTCTTCGATACTACGTACTTCCTCAAAATCATCGCTTGATGAGGTTACTTCGCTGTCTAAAATAGCTTTAGTGAAACCAGTAGTTCCCTGAGGAATGGTCAGTCTAAAATCTCCGCCCTCTCCTGCAGGTTCATAGTTTTGCGATAAATTGGCATCTGTTTCGTAAATATCTTGATCTGCAATAGCGTTTAACCTAGCGAATGAATTTTGATATACATAAAAGTACCGATCAATATTTACATTTTTTACATATTGAATGTTTAGTAATTCAATATTGTGTTTTAATTGCGTATTGGGAGCCCAGCTATATCCTAAGATGCTATTTAGGGTTTGTTTGTCTAAACCAATATTTTGCTGAAAACTAGTTCCTATAGAGATTCTGGTTTTTGGCAACATATAATAAGGTATAATTTTTTTGGTATTAAAAAAAGGAAACCAAATTCGGGGAAAATTTAAAGCAATATCACCACCAAAGTCTTGCACATTAAAAAACTGGCGATCCGTTACGTTAGCGTCACTTGAGGCTCCAATATTAGCAGTTGCAGATATACTTAAGTTTTCTGCTCCTCTAAAAATATTTCTAATGTTTAGTGCAGGTGTAAAGGATAGTCCAAAAAATTGAATGTTAGATCTACTAACATCAGTATCAAAACTTAGGGAGTATTTGTCACGAGCAGTTAAGTAGATGTTAGCTGCTAAAGAAGCCTGGCTGCTGTCTGCTATTATTTCAATATTAGGATACTTAAAATTATTTAAGTTATTTATTTGACGATAGGTGCGCAACCTGTTTATATCTCTATAGATACTATCTTTTTCCATAAAAATAGCATCCGTAAGTGCTTTGGGCTTGTAATTTAATTTGTCTTTGTAATATATGGTAAAACCTTTGAAATTTACAGAATCTAATTCTTTGGGATTATTGGCAAATAAGTGGTCTGCAAAAATATTTACTTTACTAAATTTATAAACCTTGTAGGCAGTTTTAGTAGAGTCTCCTCTTGTTTTTAAGTTGTCAATATTTAATTCAACAATCATTTCTTGATCGTCTTTGGCGGCTAGCGTGTCGGTAATAATGTTGTAACTAATAGAGCTTTCTTGAAAATTGTAGACTCCCTTGTTTCTAAATAATTCGGTTAAACGTTCTCTTTCTTGCGTAAAATTGGAAAGGTCAAATTGGGTTTTATTTTTTACTGCTGATGTTGTTTTATTCAATTGATAGATATAATCTAAAGCGGGTGATGCAATTACACTATAAGTAGAGTCAACCGTAAATGGTTTTCCTAAGTTTAAAGAATAGGTTATTCCTGCTTTTTGTTTTCTTTTGATGCTGTCTATAAGGTACTTTCCGGTGGCGTTAAAATAACCTCTATTGCCATAGTAAGCCTTTATTCTTTTTAGAGATTTGCTTGTTTTAGCAGTGTCTATGATGATAGGTACTTCTCCTATTTTTTTAAGCCATTCGCTATAGCCTTTAACCATGAAAGATTCTCCAAGGCTATCTAATTGTTTTTTCGAAATAAGTTTACGGAGCCTTTCTTCTCGTTTATCTTTCTTGTGTAGCCAAGCTTGATAGGAAGAATCGGGGTTTTGCTTTGCTAGATTATAGAGGTTTAAACGTAAGGGGTATCCTGCTAAAGAGCTATTAGGTTTTTGAATAACAAGACTTTTTATATTTTCGTCTTTTATTTTTTCACCGTCAGCTCGTATTGTGTTGTTAATCAGTAAAAGTTCGTCATCTTCTACTCTTTTCAGCGCATTACAAGACACGATGATTAAACCTAAAAATAATAAGACTATTTTTACACTGTTATTTTTCAAACTCAATTCAGATTCTAAGAAAATCAAAAATACGTTATTTGTATGGTTGGTAAAAGCCAAATAAAACTTATAAAAAGCCTTCAGCTTAAAAAAAATAGAAATCTGCATCAATTGTTTGTGGTAGAAGGTTTGAAAACAATACAGGAACTCTTAAAGTCTTCTTTTGAAGTCTATAGTGTATTTAGTACCGATGATCATTTTGTTGAGGAAAATAGTGCGTTTTCAGCGTTGATTTCTTCTGTAGATCTAAAGAAAATGAGTTCGCTTAATACACCTAACGGATATTTAGGGGTTTTTAAGATGTCTCAAAAGAAAGCGATACATGATAATGCATGGGTCGTTGCGGTAGATACGATTCAGGATCCTGGAAATTTAGGCACGATAATTCGTTTGTGCGATTGGTTTGGAATAAAAGATTTAGTGTGTAGTTCTGATACGGTAGATTGTTACAACCCAAAAGTAATACAAGCCACTATGGGTTCTATTACAAGAGTGAATGTGACGTACTTAAATTTGATAGATTTTTTAGAAGAGACGGGGTTGCCAATCTATGGTGCTTTTATGGATGGCGAAACGGTGTATACATCACAAATGCCTGTTAAAGGTATTCTTGTAATGGGAAATGAGGCCAATGGTGTTTCGGCTGAGGTTGAGAAGTTGGTTCAAAAAAGAATAGCAATACCGCAATTTGGAGCTCAAACTGCAGAAAGTTTAAATGTAGCGACTGCTACTGCTATTTTATTGAATGAAATAAGAAGAGGTTAGCTTATTTTTTATTCAAAAGTGAAATTCACAAAAACACCTCTTGTTCTAATTCCTGAAAGATTTCCTGTCCAAGGACTATCTGGGTCGTTGTCAGGTACCAGCTCATTATTTATGGCGAAAACGCCTCTGATAGAAGGAGAGAATTTAAAGTACTCAGTATAGAAATCTATCCCAAAACCAACTTCCCAATTGTAATTGTTTTTCGTCATTCTAAATGTTCCACTACTGTTGTCGTCTAAACTATCTTCATTACTTCCTAAATTTAAAGAGTACGAAAGACCGCCAACAATATAGGGTTTCCAGTTTCCTATTCTTTTTGTACTCGCTTTTAATAAAAGCGGAAAATTAATATAAGTAGACTTTACATCTCTTATCGCCTCATTTTCTGTGGTGAACCCTCTAAAGCCAATTGTTCTTTGGGTGTAAAATAAACCAGGTTCAAATCTAAGGTCAAAAAACTGATTCAGTCGTAATTCACTGATCAGACCTACATTAAATCCTGTACTTGTAGATACTAAATGATCTCCATCTCTAGGAACGTCAACGTAATCAAACTTAAAATCGAATGAATTGAACCCTAAAAAATAACCCCAATTTAATGGTGCTTCGTCTTCGTTTTGAAGATTGAGAATAGGTCTTTCATTAAACTGAGCTTGTGTGTTTAGGCATATAAATAGACCTAAAAACAGAAAAAAAATGTTTTTCATACCTTACTTTGTAGCTACATATATAGATGCGACCCCAAGTGTTTGGGGTTTGTCCTCTATATCTATAAACCCAATTTTCTGTAAAATATTGTTGAACTTCTTACCATAAGGGAAAACTGCTGCAGATTCTGATAAATATTCATAGGCAGAATTGTCTTTAGAGAACAATTTTCCAATCTTAGGCATAATCTGCTTTGTGTAAAATTTATACCCTTGTTTAAAGGGAGTTTTTGTGGGTACAGATGTTTCAAGAATAGCTAAAGTGCCTCCTTTTTTTAATACTCTATAGATTTCTGAAAGACCTAGTTCTAAGTTTTCAAAATTTCTTACCCCAAAAGCAACCGTTACAGCATCAAAAGTGTTTTCATCAAAAGGGAGGTTCTCACTATCGCCAACAATCATTTCAATAGTTTTGTCTAACTGTTTCTGTGTTACCTTTTTTTTACCAACAGCTAGCATTCCAGGAGAAATGTCTAAACCTACTATTTTACTAGCGCCGGTTTCAATAAGATTTATAGCTAAATCTCCTGTTCCTGTGGCAATATCTAATATGGAGGTTGGATTCTTCTTTTTAAGAATGGCAACAACTCTTTTTCGCCATTTTATGTCTATTCCAAAGGAGATTACTCTATTTAAACCATCGTAATTAGTGGAAATAGTGTCGAACATTTGGGTGACTTGTTCTTTTTTACCTAGATCAGAATCTTTGTAAGGAGTAACTTTTTTACTCATGGCTGCAATTTTATTGCAAATATACAATTTCGATTTTGCTTTATCATAGCTTAATTATACAATAAACTTGGTGTTATTCAGTTTTTTACTTACTAGATTTTAAGTGCGGCAAAATTAAATTATGTAATTTTGCAGCTCAAAATTTTGCAAACTTTTCAAAGCATGATCCGTAAGAGCAATAGTGCCTTTGCGGTATATTCCAATAGAAACAAACCTAGTCGCAGGTGTGATTTAGGTTGAATTAATGGAAAACAATTTTTTTAATTCATGAAAATTATTATTGCAGGGGCTGGTGAAGTAGGATTTCATTTGGCAAAATT
This genomic stretch from Cellulophaga algicola DSM 14237 harbors:
- the fbaA gene encoding class II fructose-bisphosphate aldolase, which produces MAHNIKPGVATGDQVQEIFNYAKEKGFALPAVNVIGSDTINAVLETAAELNAPVIIQFSNGGAQFNAGKSLSNEGQKAAIQGAIAGAKHIHQLAEAYGVSVILHTDHCAKKLLPWIDGLLDASEQHYKETGKSLFSSHMIDLSEEPLEENIAICKEYLTRMAKMEMTLEIELGITGGEEDGVDNSDVDDSKLYTQPEEVAYAYEELSKVSPRFTIAAAFGNVHGVYKPGNVKLTPKILKNSQEYITEKYNVEHNHIDFVFHGGSGSTVEEIREGISYGVIKMNIDTDLQYAFLEGIRNYIQDKKEFLQGQIGNPNGADEPNKKFYDPRVWLREGEKTFVTRLKKAFADLNNVDTL
- the porT gene encoding type IX secretion/gliding motility protein PorT/SprT; its protein translation is MKNIFFLFLGLFICLNTQAQFNERPILNLQNEDEAPLNWGYFLGFNSFDFKFDYVDVPRDGDHLVSTSTGFNVGLISELRLNQFFDLRFEPGLFYTQRTIGFRGFTTENEAIRDVKSTYINFPLLLKASTKRIGNWKPYIVGGLSYSLNLGSNEDSLDDNSSGTFRMTKNNYNWEVGFGIDFYTEYFKFSPSIRGVFAINNELVPDNDPDSPWTGNLSGIRTRGVFVNFTFE
- a CDS encoding TrmH family RNA methyltransferase; the protein is MVGKSQIKLIKSLQLKKNRNLHQLFVVEGLKTIQELLKSSFEVYSVFSTDDHFVEENSAFSALISSVDLKKMSSLNTPNGYLGVFKMSQKKAIHDNAWVVAVDTIQDPGNLGTIIRLCDWFGIKDLVCSSDTVDCYNPKVIQATMGSITRVNVTYLNLIDFLEETGLPIYGAFMDGETVYTSQMPVKGILVMGNEANGVSAEVEKLVQKRIAIPQFGAQTAESLNVATATAILLNEIRRG
- the tamL gene encoding translocation and assembly module lipoprotein TamL, giving the protein MIFLESELSLKNNSVKIVLLFLGLIIVSCNALKRVEDDELLLINNTIRADGEKIKDENIKSLVIQKPNSSLAGYPLRLNLYNLAKQNPDSSYQAWLHKKDKREERLRKLISKKQLDSLGESFMVKGYSEWLKKIGEVPIIIDTAKTSKSLKRIKAYYGNRGYFNATGKYLIDSIKRKQKAGITYSLNLGKPFTVDSTYSVIASPALDYIYQLNKTTSAVKNKTQFDLSNFTQERERLTELFRNKGVYNFQESSISYNIITDTLAAKDDQEMIVELNIDNLKTRGDSTKTAYKVYKFSKVNIFADHLFANNPKELDSVNFKGFTIYYKDKLNYKPKALTDAIFMEKDSIYRDINRLRTYRQINNLNNFKYPNIEIIADSSQASLAANIYLTARDKYSLSFDTDVSRSNIQFFGLSFTPALNIRNIFRGAENLSISATANIGASSDANVTDRQFFNVQDFGGDIALNFPRIWFPFFNTKKIIPYYMLPKTRISIGTSFQQNIGLDKQTLNSILGYSWAPNTQLKHNIELLNIQYVKNVNIDRYFYVYQNSFARLNAIADQDIYETDANLSQNYEPAGEGGDFRLTIPQGTTGFTKAILDSEVTSSSDDFEEVRSIEERRQRLTQNNLIFATNYTFSKNNQTSLTDNSFHQFKFKIEGAGNLLSLAATAVPFNEDEDGNKLVFSVPYSQYLKTEFDYIKHWDLSESKVLAFRSFMGIAIPYGNSNSIPFSRSYFAGGSYDNRAWSPYTLGPGKTDNLNDFNEANLKLAFNLEYRFPIAGNIKGGLFADAGNIWNVFDNVENTDATFNGFSSLQDIALGTGFGVRYDFTYFVFRVDLGFKTYNPAEEISKRWFRDYNFANSVLQIGINYPF
- the ubiE gene encoding bifunctional demethylmenaquinone methyltransferase/2-methoxy-6-polyprenyl-1,4-benzoquinol methylase UbiE, producing MSKKVTPYKDSDLGKKEQVTQMFDTISTNYDGLNRVISFGIDIKWRKRVVAILKKKNPTSILDIATGTGDLAINLIETGASKIVGLDISPGMLAVGKKKVTQKQLDKTIEMIVGDSENLPFDENTFDAVTVAFGVRNFENLELGLSEIYRVLKKGGTLAILETSVPTKTPFKQGYKFYTKQIMPKIGKLFSKDNSAYEYLSESAAVFPYGKKFNNILQKIGFIDIEDKPQTLGVASIYVATK